A window of the Dyadobacter pollutisoli genome harbors these coding sequences:
- a CDS encoding S1C family serine protease, protein MGIVLILYMILAGCQRNAQEIAQNRSDPFASQQKSGHRKTVAGVSSSNVLSFRHAARMSTLATVKVKSIFPEVAPLPVPDFYYEFFNKDYVGPYRMPSGDGRQDNTGSASGVLISEDGYIVTNYHVINTAKSIEVILADRRSYPATVVGTDKATDLALLKIEAKNLPFIEFGNSDSAAVGDIVLIVGNPLNFTSTVTQGIISYKARDIAHSSKQWTLQSYLQTDGVVNIGNSGGALLDISGKLLGIVTAIASPNGVYAGYSFAIPVKVVKKTAADLRNYGQVRRGSFGMTAVEMDAETAAELKTSVVAGILIGSIENGGAADEAGLARGDIITSISGVTVESLAELSEVIACSYPGQRLLLKVVRNGRYIQNAIIL, encoded by the coding sequence TTGGGAATTGTATTAATACTTTATATGATCCTGGCTGGGTGTCAAAGAAACGCTCAGGAAATTGCCCAAAATAGAAGCGATCCTTTCGCTTCACAACAAAAATCCGGGCATCGAAAAACTGTCGCGGGGGTGAGCTCTTCTAACGTCCTGAGTTTCCGGCACGCAGCGCGCATGTCTACATTGGCGACCGTAAAAGTAAAGTCTATCTTCCCAGAAGTAGCACCCCTGCCCGTACCCGATTTCTACTATGAATTTTTCAATAAAGACTATGTCGGTCCTTATAGGATGCCTTCTGGTGACGGCCGTCAAGACAATACCGGCAGCGCATCGGGTGTGCTGATCAGTGAGGACGGATATATAGTTACTAATTATCATGTCATCAACACTGCGAAAAGTATTGAAGTTATCCTTGCAGACAGGCGCAGTTATCCGGCGACGGTAGTCGGCACCGACAAAGCAACCGATCTGGCATTACTTAAAATCGAGGCAAAAAACCTTCCCTTCATCGAATTTGGCAATTCAGATTCCGCCGCTGTGGGGGACATTGTTTTAATCGTGGGCAATCCGCTAAACTTTACATCTACTGTAACTCAGGGCATTATCAGCTACAAAGCGCGCGACATAGCGCATAGCTCAAAGCAATGGACGCTGCAATCCTATCTTCAAACTGATGGCGTCGTCAATATTGGCAATAGCGGGGGTGCGTTACTGGATATATCCGGAAAACTTCTCGGGATTGTAACAGCGATCGCCTCACCTAACGGCGTATACGCAGGTTATTCATTTGCTATTCCGGTTAAAGTAGTCAAAAAAACCGCTGCTGATTTACGCAACTATGGCCAGGTGCGACGCGGCAGTTTCGGCATGACAGCGGTTGAAATGGATGCGGAAACGGCAGCTGAGTTGAAAACCAGTGTGGTCGCAGGTATTTTAATAGGCAGCATCGAAAACGGAGGCGCAGCTGACGAGGCTGGTTTGGCCCGCGGTGATATTATCACCAGTATTTCCGGGGTAACAGTGGAATCGTTGGCCGAGCTCAGCGAGGTAATTGCCTGCTCCTACCCAGGCCAGCGGCTGCTCTTGAAAGTGGTCAGAAACGGCAGGTATATCCAAAACGCTATTATATTATAG
- a CDS encoding universal stress protein — protein sequence MKTILVPIDFSGPSEKALSVAKGIAAKTGAKLLLMYVYQPYISDIAIPETIYALPIYQQLEEQYRKQLNDHSEQAKKEGLTAEAIWRAEGIHDAIIRQSKESQADLIVMGRTGKGSFMDKLVGSSTTSIAKHASCPVLIVPAQTSKFSFEKIIYATQLEYEENEIIAQVTDLVKQLGATLTFLKVDAWTQPDIQPDGQFIDEIKAQFNLADNDIVVTKNQRVIHGIEAYCDQVQADLIIVSSRERGFLEEHLINPSLTKKLVLDTHLPLLVYHLKPDQ from the coding sequence ATGAAAACGATCCTTGTTCCCATTGATTTCTCGGGTCCCTCAGAAAAGGCCCTTTCCGTTGCAAAAGGTATTGCAGCAAAAACAGGTGCAAAGCTCCTGTTGATGTATGTGTATCAACCTTACATTTCTGACATCGCGATTCCAGAAACGATTTATGCCTTGCCTATCTACCAGCAGCTAGAAGAACAGTATAGAAAACAGTTAAACGATCACAGCGAGCAGGCCAAAAAAGAGGGACTAACTGCAGAGGCGATCTGGCGCGCCGAAGGTATCCATGATGCGATCATACGTCAATCTAAAGAATCACAAGCAGACCTGATCGTGATGGGTAGGACTGGAAAGGGAAGTTTCATGGATAAACTAGTTGGAAGTTCTACCACTTCCATAGCCAAGCACGCCTCCTGCCCGGTATTGATTGTGCCTGCTCAAACAAGTAAGTTTTCATTTGAGAAAATCATTTATGCCACCCAACTTGAATACGAAGAGAACGAGATTATTGCGCAGGTAACGGATTTGGTAAAGCAGCTTGGCGCTACGTTGACGTTCTTAAAAGTGGATGCCTGGACACAGCCAGATATTCAACCTGATGGTCAATTTATAGATGAGATCAAAGCACAATTTAACCTGGCCGATAACGATATCGTTGTTACGAAAAACCAGAGGGTAATACACGGAATCGAGGCGTACTGCGATCAGGTGCAAGCGGATTTGATTATTGTGTCCTCAAGAGAAAGAGGATTTCTTGAAGAGCATTTGATCAATCCAAGTCTAACTAAAAAATTGGTATTGGATACGCACTTGCCATTGCTGGTCTATCATTTGAAACCAGACCAATAA
- a CDS encoding DinB family protein, which translates to MELQLKTQTLLSLWKEARTRFSTQLISLQSQDLIRKLPLTQNTVGFLIRHIGDVELLFAKNVFGSKLSVSAKTLIAQHDTGEWTDLASLLEYVSHSAEALEIAIGLQSDQDWDTEIVTKEFGVKTKAESLGRIISHTAHHGGQLAIILKYADGAK; encoded by the coding sequence ATGGAACTACAACTAAAAACACAGACGCTTCTTTCTCTCTGGAAGGAAGCAAGGACACGTTTCTCCACTCAATTAATAAGCCTTCAATCCCAGGACCTGATTCGAAAATTGCCCCTCACACAGAATACTGTGGGATTCCTGATCAGGCATATTGGAGATGTGGAATTGTTATTTGCCAAAAACGTTTTTGGAAGTAAGCTCTCAGTGAGCGCAAAAACATTGATCGCTCAGCATGATACAGGGGAATGGACGGATCTGGCCAGCCTGCTTGAATATGTGTCTCATTCAGCCGAAGCGTTGGAAATCGCTATTGGACTGCAAAGTGATCAGGATTGGGATACTGAGATTGTAACCAAAGAGTTTGGGGTGAAAACGAAAGCGGAATCGCTTGGAAGGATCATATCTCATACTGCACACCATGGCGGGCAACTGGCCATTATCCTCAAATATGCAGACGGCGCGAAATAG
- a CDS encoding DUF4136 domain-containing protein, whose protein sequence is MKRLVYLLAIFAMACSPEIRIYSDYDKEFDVAQFRTYHWSKPLADQEWYPLYYNEMTDKRIRSAVNDLLAVRGYVLTDSSAELTLDYTITVEERSVFLPDPYGYMYWDYYMRSRPDVFNYREATLALEVSNASDGHLLWRGWAVGVLEVVVYESGDVEVAIRSALAKILKDFPDSVKRQSVDMPIKIH, encoded by the coding sequence ATGAAACGACTGGTATATCTTCTGGCAATCTTTGCGATGGCATGCAGCCCGGAAATCCGGATCTACTCTGATTATGACAAAGAATTTGATGTGGCGCAGTTTCGTACCTATCACTGGTCGAAACCTTTGGCCGACCAGGAGTGGTACCCTTTATACTATAATGAAATGACTGACAAAAGGATCAGATCAGCGGTAAATGACCTGTTAGCAGTACGGGGTTACGTGCTGACCGATAGCAGCGCTGAGCTTACACTGGATTACACGATCACTGTTGAAGAACGATCGGTATTCTTGCCGGACCCTTATGGGTACATGTATTGGGATTATTATATGCGGTCAAGACCCGATGTTTTTAACTATCGGGAAGCCACTTTGGCACTGGAAGTATCAAATGCATCGGACGGGCACCTCCTATGGCGTGGGTGGGCAGTAGGAGTCCTGGAAGTTGTAGTTTATGAAAGCGGCGATGTGGAGGTAGCGATCCGGTCTGCCTTAGCTAAGATTCTCAAGGACTTTCCAGACTCAGTAAAAAGACAAAGTGTAGATATGCCGATCAAAATACACTAA
- the hemA gene encoding glutamyl-tRNA reductase translates to MPNLFKAVSLSYRNAPLHVRGLFTLNDTEAKQLMLRIKEYFLVSELLVLSTCNRTEIYYSSSKDLNEGIIKLLLIEKQINHTEKYLSYFKQLVCEEDTVQHLFEVSLGLHSQVIGDMQIINQVKQAYQCSIDLDLAGPFLHRLLHTIFFANKRVVQQTAFRDGACSASYATVELLKSLVQNPKILVVGLGEIGTDVVKNLPPGTQVTLVNRTKSKAEELGSKYGHRTADFDEMEGEIAAADVIISSIVMDKPFFTKDMLGRSGSYTFKYLIDLSVPISVSPDVEDIPGVLIYNIDGIRARTDESLAQRMQAIPMVNQIISEAISDFDDWSKQMVMQPVVQQLKQALEQIRSQEIARATKGLSPQELENVERITSSIIQKIIKQPVLQLKQACKQGEPEILVQALQDLFNLDKKNLHHSVNFY, encoded by the coding sequence ATGCCTAATTTATTTAAGGCAGTTAGCCTCTCCTATCGCAATGCGCCCTTGCATGTCAGGGGGCTGTTCACGCTCAATGACACCGAAGCCAAACAGCTCATGCTGCGGATAAAGGAGTATTTTCTGGTCAGCGAATTGCTGGTGCTTTCGACCTGCAACAGGACAGAGATCTATTATTCATCATCCAAAGATCTTAACGAGGGCATCATCAAGCTCTTGTTAATTGAAAAACAGATAAATCACACTGAGAAGTATTTGAGCTATTTTAAACAGCTTGTCTGCGAAGAAGATACAGTTCAGCACTTGTTTGAAGTTTCTTTGGGCTTACACTCCCAGGTGATTGGTGATATGCAGATTATAAACCAGGTCAAGCAGGCATACCAATGCAGTATCGACCTTGATCTGGCTGGCCCTTTCCTTCACCGGCTTCTACACACGATATTTTTCGCCAATAAGAGAGTGGTCCAACAGACAGCATTCCGGGACGGAGCCTGCTCTGCGTCCTACGCAACCGTAGAACTTCTAAAAAGTCTGGTGCAGAATCCAAAAATCCTGGTTGTGGGCTTGGGAGAAATTGGTACCGATGTGGTCAAGAACCTTCCACCAGGCACCCAGGTAACATTAGTCAACCGGACAAAAAGCAAGGCCGAAGAGCTCGGCTCAAAATATGGCCACAGGACTGCGGATTTTGATGAGATGGAAGGCGAGATTGCTGCCGCCGATGTGATCATTTCCTCCATTGTCATGGATAAACCATTTTTCACAAAAGATATGTTGGGCCGGTCTGGCAGCTACACTTTCAAATACCTGATCGACCTGTCGGTACCAATCAGTGTAAGCCCGGATGTAGAGGATATCCCCGGCGTTTTAATTTATAACATTGATGGGATACGCGCCAGGACTGACGAAAGCCTGGCACAAAGAATGCAGGCGATCCCAATGGTAAATCAGATTATCTCAGAGGCCATTTCCGATTTTGATGACTGGTCAAAGCAGATGGTCATGCAACCGGTGGTTCAACAATTAAAGCAGGCCCTCGAGCAGATCCGGAGCCAGGAAATTGCCCGAGCTACAAAGGGCTTGTCGCCACAAGAGCTTGAAAACGTGGAACGAATCACCAGCAGTATCATTCAGAAGATCATCAAACAACCCGTTCTTCAACTTAAACAGGCGTGCAAACAAGGTGAGCCAGAAATATTAGTCCAGGCCCTGCAAGACCTGTTCAACCTCGACAAAAAGAACTTACACCATTCCGTTAATTTCTATTAG